DNA from Streptomyces sp. NBC_01476:
CACGGTCTCTTCGCCGTCGAGGAACGCATCGCCCTCATCGAGGAGGTCACCGGTGAGCTGGGCAACGTCGAGGTCGAGTCGTTCCACGGCCTGCTGGTCGACTTCTGCAAACAGCGCGACATCCCGGCCATCGTCAAGGGCCTGCGGGCGGTCAGTGACTTCGACTACGAGCTGCAGATGGCCCAGATGAACATCGGCCTCTCCGGTGTCGAGACCCTCTTCGTCCCCACCAACCCCGCCTACAGCTTCCTGTCGTCGAGCCTGGTGAAGGAAGTCGCCCAA
Protein-coding regions in this window:
- the coaD gene encoding pantetheine-phosphate adenylyltransferase, giving the protein MRRAVCPGSFDPITNGHLDIIARASRLYDVVHVAVMINKAKHGLFAVEERIALIEEVTGELGNVEVESFHGLLVDFCKQRDIPAIVKGLRAVSDFDYELQMAQMNIGLSGVETLFVPTNPAYSFLSSSLVKEVAQWGGDISHLVPGPVLDALTEKLRQQ